The following DNA comes from Candidatus Methylacidiphilum fumarolicum.
TATCACTTTTTATAGATTTAAACTAATCTCTTCATCATTTTTATTGCGCTCGTGGCGGAATTGGCAGACGCGCTAGATTCAGGTTCTAGTGGGTATCCCCCATGGGAGTTCAAATCTCCCCGAGCGCACTATTCATGATTTTTTTTTGCTATTTTAAAATTATAAATAAACGCGAGAATACCCATCTCATTTAGGCGATTGGGATGAGAGCGCCGCACTTTAGTATTATGGCTATTTTCTTTGATATTCCGCAGTGTATATATATATGAGATTTGATATAGAAGGCAGAGTATAAGTCCGCATCGCGTGCTTCACCGGTGACGAGTGCGTAATGTTCAGCTGGTGTCCTGATGAGGTCATCGCCATAAGCCCAATGGACGGAATTGGTGATATCCGAAGTGTGGCTATCAGGGCCGCCGGGATGTAGTTGGTGGCGTTAATATGCACCCGCTGGCCTTTGGCCAGGTGGTGCTGTTTCTTCTCTTCCTCCATATGATATTTAGAGAGCTTAGAGAGCAACTCCCCAAACCCTCTTCCCTATTTCTTTCCGTGATCATCTGTGCAAACTTCAGAAAGTAGAGCCACTATCCCGACCACTTCTCCCTATAATCGCTTCGGAATTTGTAGTGACGCCCCGTAGGGAATTCCCGCCTCCTTTTCCTTGGAAACAAGACACATCATGCCCCAAATCTTTAAGTTAGCAAATAAAGCAATGACCATCCTTTTACCACCTTCAAGACTCATGAACGGGATATACTGTCTTTCCTTCTCTTCAAAAGTCCGGTATCTCCATTCCTCGCATCCAATTGAGTGAGTCAGCCTCACTCTTGGCAGCTTTCCGATTGCCCTTTCGCAAGTCCTTTCGCAAGCTCAAAAGAATGGTAGCTAGCCTCTCTTTTTTCATGTGAAATTTAGAAGCGGGCGGCTCTCTTTTTCCTAACATAGAAACAAGCTGCTGCAGAGAATGGAATATCTAGAAAACAACCCGCTTTGCTCCTTCTGTCCATCTCAGGCACCGCCGGATCTTTGGGTTGATCATCGCAGAGGAGGCTAACCCACACTTTTCGATCGTTTCCTAGTCGTCTCAGAGGGCTACCTTCCACACTTTTGCCTGCAATCTGCTAGGGGCTCGGGTAGCCTTCCACCACAAGCTTGTCTCACTTCCCGCGTTTTCGAGAGTCTTTCCGCGAAGCGATCTAAGCCAGAGAAAGAGACAAGAAACTGCTTTCCCTCGATTGCGTAGCGAAGGCAAAGATCCCCTAGCATCTCACACTTCTTCGTGTTCAGCCGCAGGCTTTCCCCCCTGGATTGTTCGCCGCCTCGCCTCATCCGGCTTCCCCAGGTTTCCCTATGGCCTCTGGTTTTTTTCTTTTTGTATTGGCACAAACCGAAAAGAGGGCTAGGGAAAGTAGGAAATGATCAAAAGGAGATCATCCTTGGGCATCTCTTCCTCGAGAGAAAGGGATTCGCCCGTTCATGACGAGGATTTTGGTCCTAAGAGAGGGGCAAAACTTCTAGGGGTCATTCGAAACTGAACCAGACTAGCTAGTCCTTGTGAGCGACCACAATCCTGGAGATCTCCCCCATCTCCATCAGACCTGAGGAAATCCTTTCTCTTGTAGTTTAGTCCTCTGCTTTCAACCCCCCCAGCCGTGTGTTCACCGTTTTGCCCAAGTCCGTTTGGCGGGCAATACTCCTTCCCACCGCCTTTTGTTACTGCCTATTGACGCTGCGAACGATTAGCGCGCCAAGCTTCTTCGGTGAATACAGGTTATAGGTTCGTCAGGCAGACATTTAACAACTAGATTGGCATCGCAATATCCATAACTATTCTTTACTCCTCAATGGTTAGGGGAATAATGGACTGTCCATCTTTTCAGCTTTGATCTATAAATTGCTTCGTTTCTTTTTCTCTATTTGCTGACTATAGATACAATGCTCTGAAGGGCTCTGGCTCAAGAGAGCAAAGGGGAAGATCTTTTAAATGAGTGCTATGGATGTTATCAGTAGTATCTATCGATCTGACTATTCCTTGTTCTGTGCTAATCTCTGCTAGATTCTCTATAGTGGTTCATAATAATGAAACGGTGCGATTTTGAAGGATAGGGATTAATGCGGCCTGATCTTTATAAACACAAGATGGTTTTTTGCACATTCGTCTTCATGCGACCAGACAAACGGTCATTGCTATATGGCATCTCTTTTTCTGTTGCAATGGGTAGGAATGGATTTTCTTATATTTAACTATCGTTACTCATGGAGTTCAAATAAAGGCTTACCACCGAAATAAGCATTACATAAAATCAATAAGAATCTCGATTAGCTGCCATTGTATAATTTCTGGTGCTTCTTTTATTGTTTAGTTGAGAATTCTGTTTGGAGAAGAAAAAAAGCCATAGCAATGAGAAGATAATGGGGATTGTAGTTGGAGATATTATTTCTAGAAAGATAAAAACAACAAAGTTTTTTATGAAAAAAGATCAGAGAAATGAAAAAAGAAAAGTTTAAAAAAGAAAGCAGGTGCGTTTTCAATTATTAGAGTGTCTTTTATTGTTTCAAATAGCGTTATTTTTGGAGCAAATCTAACTAGGAAAGAAAGAAGATGGACAATGAAAAATCAATTCTTTGTCAAAGAGCTCAACGCTGAAGAATTTTTTGTTGCCCAAGACGGCTCTTTATTGAATGAACTATTTCATCCGGACAAAATAGGCTTAAGGCTGCCTTTCTCTATTGCCTACGGGAAATTAGAGCCGAGGGAATCAACAAAGCCTCATAGCCTCAGTCAACCAGAAATCTACCTTTTTATAAGTGGAGAAGGGATTTTTAAGACAAATAATCAGAGAAGTTATCCAGTAAAAGCTTTAAGTCTTGTTTATGTTCCTCCTGGCAATATGCAATGGATAGAAAATACAGCGGAGAGCCCTCTTTGTTTTTTTTGTATTGTTAGTCCCCCTTGGAAAGCGGAGTGGGAAAAAGAAGAAAGTGTATGAAATCGCTTTTTGTCTTGAAAAAAAATAAAATCCATACTATGGCTTTCCTTCCTTTTCCATTTTATTTTTTTTCATCTTTGTTTGGTCTTTAAAATTTCGGAGATTCATAAATATATTCGATGGATTCGTATCTATTGATAATGAGAAATACAAGGAAAGACAAAAAGCTTATCGAAAAAAGGAATTGGAGAGCTATTTTCTTTGAGCTCTTCCTTGGAAAGGTACGCCTTGGCGAAAGGAAAAAAGAAGCTTTTCTGAAAGAGAAGGAAGCAAGCATATTTGAAAGGCTCAAGAAAGCAAGCCAGGTACCTCTTTCAGATCTCTATACTGAATTAAAGACGCGTCCAGAAGGACTCACAGAGAAGGAAGTTGAAGAACGATTGGAAAAATACGGCTATAACGAGATCAAACAAGAAGAAATACCTAGCTGGTTCATTTTGCTTCTACAAAGTTATTTTAATCCTTTTGCTCTTCTTTTGACTTTTCTTGCTTTGGTTGCAGGATCAGTGGGAGAAAAAGAAAGCGTCCTTATCATGATGATTATGGTCGTGGTGAGCGTGGTATTGCGATTTAGTCAAGAGTTTCAGTCAAGCAGAGCTGCCGAAAGACTCAAAGCTATGGTAAGGACAACCGCATCGGTAAAGAGAACATGGGATAAGGAACAAGATCCAGAGGCATCGTTAGTCCCTAGCCACGAATCAAGCCAAGTAAGAGAGGTGCCTATTAGCCAAATTGTTCCAGGAGACATTCTCCAATTGTCTGCAGGAGATATGATCCCTGCCGATGTTCGACTGATTTTTACAAGAGATCTTTTTGTCAGCCAGGGAGTTCTCACAGGCGAATCCATGCCTGTAGAAAAATATGACACGGTTTATCCTGCTTCCCTTAATGAACAAAAAAGAACGGATCCCTTTTCTCTACCTAACATTGCTTATCTGGGTACAAATGTTATTAGCGGAACGGCGACTGCCGTTGTCTTAGCAACAGGTGAAAATACCTATTTTGGCGCTTTTTCGAAGAGTCTCAGGGGTTATAGGACAATGACCAGTTTTGATGTCGGGGTAAACCGTATCAGCTGGTTACTGCTTCAGGTCATTGGAACATTAATACCGGTGATTTTTCTCATTAATGGCTTTACCAAAGGCAGTTGGATGGATGCCTTCCTTTTTTCTCTGGCAGTTGGCGTTGGACTCACGCCAACAATGCTACCCGTGATCGTTAGTGGTTGTCTGGCAAGAGGTGCGCTTTTACTTTCAAAAAATAAGGTCGTCACTAAAAGACTGAATGCGATTCAGAATATAGGAGCGATGAATATCCTTTGTACGGATAAAACAGGAACTTTAACCCATAACAAGATTATTTTGGAAAAATATCTTGATCCGGAAGGTAACGAGAACGAAGAGGTTTTGAAATATGCGTATATCAATAGTTATTATCAAAGCGGTTTACGCAATCTTCTTGACCAAGCCGTCCTGGATAAAAAGGAAGAAGGTAAAAAATTCATTTTTCACTATACAAAAGTTGATGAGATTCCTTTTGATTTTACAAGGCGCCGAATGTCCGTAGTGGCAAGAGAAATCACCACAGGAAAAGATCTTTTGATAACAAAGGGAGCCGTTGAGGAAATGATTGCTATCTGTGGAAGCCTATTAAAGGATGGAAAAGTAATAGAATTAACTCCAGACATTAAGAAGAAAGCTCTGGCTCTTCGGGATGATTTAAATAGTGATGGATTAAGAGTTCTTGCGGTTGCTTTTAGGGAATTGCCTCTTGAAATGACTAGACCTGTTTCAGTGAACGATGAAGAGGGAATGACCCTCTGTGGCTTTATTGCTTTTCTGGATCCTCCAAAGCATGATGCGGAAGATGCTGTGCGGGCACTGAAGAACTATGGAGTGGAAGTTAAAATTATTACTGGAGACAATGAATTAGTTACACGAAGAATCTGCGATTGGATTGGATTGGAAGTCAGAGGGGTCATGCGTGGCTCTGAAATAGAAAACTTAACCGATGATGAATTGATTACAGCAGCTGAAAAAGCAAATATTTTTGTCAAAATGTCCCCTCTACAGAAGGCACGAGTGATTCGAGCCTTAAGGACTGGGGGACATATTGTGGGATTTTTAGGGGATGGGATCAACGATGCTCAAGCTTTGAGAGAAGCAGATGTGGGAATATCTGTGGATACGGCCGTTGATATAGCTAAGGAGTCGGCTGATATCATTCTTTTAGAAAAAAGCCTGATCGTTTTAGAACAAGCCGTTATTGAAGGCAGGGTAATGTTTGGCAATATGGTGAAGTACATAAAAATGGCGGTGAGTTCTAATTTCGGTAATGTATTGAGCATCCTAGGCTCAGGAATTTTACTCCCCTTTTTACCCATGAGCCCCCTTCAAATCTTAATTCTTAATTTGATTTATGATCTTTCGCAAACATTGATTCCTTGGGATAGAATGGATGAGGACTTTATTGCCAAGCCTAGGAAATGGGAGGCTGAGGGGATTCTTAGGTTTATGTTCATCATTGGACCGATTAGTTCGGTTTTTGATTATGTGACTTATGGAGTCATGTGGTTTGTTTTTGGAGCAAATTCCATCGAAAATCAAAGTCTGTTTCATACCGGTTGGTTTGTTGAATCTTTACTTTCACAAAGCTTGATCGTTCATATGATAAGAACGAGAAAAATTCCTTTTATCCAAAGTATTGCCACAAAACCGCTGGTTTTGGCTACTGCTGTTGTCATCGTCATTGGTCATCTTATACCATATAGTTTTTTCGGAGAAGCCGCGGGACTTGTTCCATTGCCTTTTAGTTATTATCTATGGCTTTGGGGTATATTACTTACCTACTGCATTACTGTTCAGACAGTCAAAAATTGGTATATAAAGAGATTTTATGGGGAATGGCTCTGACTGCCGTACATGCAAGAAAGTTAGTGGTCTAAAACGCATTATTTTTTGAAAAAACTAAGCAATAGAGGAAGCTTGCTACTGATTGTGTTAAAATAGCCTTGAAATAATGCCATAAAATCAGTTAAGCTTTTTTTTCCTTTGTGTGAACGGCAATGAATTTGATTAGTTTAGCGAAAAAAGTTTTTGATCTAGAAATGGACGCTTTGCGCACTGTCCAAAAACAGCTGGACTCTTCTTTTGAACAAACCATTGAGGTTTTGGAAAGAACAATTTTGGCTAACAGAAAAATTGTCATTACCGGAGTTGGAAAGTCAGGCCATATTGGTAGAAAAATAGCAGCTACCTTAACAAGCACTGGGGCCCCAAGCGTGGTTCTTGATGCCGTTAACGCTTTTCATGGTGACTTGGGAATGGTTAATAAGGGAGATGCTGTTATTGCATTGAGTTATAGTGGAGAAACGGAAGAAATTCTTAGGCTTATTCCTCATTTAAAAAGAATCGCGACCTCTTTGGTTTCAATTACTGGCAATGAAAATTCGACATTAGCGAAAAATTCTGATCTTATTTTGAATGTCCGGGTCAGTAGGGAAGCTTGTCCTTTGAACTTAGCTCCTACATCGAGTACCACGGCCATGCTTGTTCTAGGGGATGCAATAGCTATGGTGTTACTTGAAAAACGAGGATTTAAAAAAGAAGATTTTGCCCGCTTTCATCCTGGAGGAACACTGGGTAGAAATTTACTCCTAAAGGTAGGCGATATAATGCGTCCTTTGCCTCAAATTGTAGTTCTCGAAGCGGAGGCTAAAGTAAAAGAGGCTCTGAAACTGTGGAATATAAAAAGAGCGGGAGCAGTGGTGGTGGTGAATTCAGAGAGAAAAGTCATTGGAATCTTTACCCATGGGGATTTCGTAAGGAATTATGAGCTTAATCCCAAAATTGGCGAATTATCATTAGGAAATGTGATGACCAAAAATCCAGTGACAGTGCGAGTCGATAAACTTGCAGTTGAAGTTCTTAATGTTTTTGAACACAATAAAATAGAAGATTTAATTGTTGTGGATGAAGCTTACAAAGTGGTAGGTTTAATAGATTCACAGGATTTAGCTATCCATCGATTGTTATAAGGAGATTGGGTATGTTTGTGAATGCGAGTGACATAGGAAAAGGTCAAGCGATACGACATAACGGGGCTATTTGTCTAGTTTTAGATACAATGCATAGAACTCCAGGTAATTTAAGAGCTTTTGTACAGATGACTTTGAGAAATTTGAAAACAGGGAAGTCTTTTGTCGAAAGATTTGGCTCTCAAGACAAAGTGGAGTTGCTCTCTTTAGTCCGAAGGCGTTGCGAGTATAGTTATAGAGAAGGCAATAGTTTTGTTTTTATGGATCCTGAAACCTATGAGACCTTTTCTGTTCCAGAGGAGATGGTAGGAAAAGCCAAGGATTTTTTAAAGGAGAATCAGCCAGTTGATCTTCTGTTTGCTGATGATACGCTAGCTGCTATAGAACTGCCCCAAAGTGTGGTGTTGAAAGTCGTGGAAGCTCCAGAAGGAGTGAAGGGTGATTCTGCAACTAATGTAATGAAACCAGCTATCCTTGAAACGGGGTTGTGTATTCAGGTCCCGCTTTTTATTAAAGAAGGAGAATTGGTAAAAGTAAGCACTACCGATGGAAAGTATTTGAGCCGGGCGTAGGAAATATTTCCCGACTTTTTTTACTGTTAGAATATACTTTTAAAAGCCTGTGGCGATCTATATGGGAAAAGGTCTTGTTGAAGATTTGGATTGGACAGATCTGTGGAATGAGATTTTGCTCAAAGCTCAAAAAGGTCAAGAATTGACTGATGCGGAGCTTGCACGTAAAGCAGGAGTCAAGATTGATGATTTAAGAAAACTGAAAAATGGAGTGCTTGATGAAAAGGCTCTTTTTTTAGTTGCTCAGGCTCTTTCCTTGAGTGGTGAAATTTTGCTGTCAATGGCTACGGGAAAATGTAATCCTCAACCGTTGACTCTTCCCTACTTTTTAAAAAAAATATCTAGTGAAGAGACACCTGAAAAAAAATCTTATCTGTTAATGGACAAGAGAAGCAATAAAAAATTCTTGATAGATCCTCCGAATAAGCGATTGATCGAAAATTATGTTCATGATAGGGAGTATGGACTGGATCATGTCTTTCTTTTTTCTTTGGAACAAATTCAGGAATTAGCCGATGGTTTAAAAAGTTTTTCCTTGCCTTTTTCAGCTCCTTCTAAAGAGGGGCAACTGGAAAGGAAAGAGGAATGGTTTGGATCGTTCAGAGTGGAGCTTATTCCTTTAATCGATAAAATATTCTACTTTGTCCATCCTCCTGAATCTTCTCCTTTGGTTTTTGTTGGAAAATATTTTATTTCTGGCTCTATTTCCTATGAAGAAACCGGTTATTATAAGACTCTTGAACTGATTCGATCTACGCTGTTTGGATTTCCGGATGAAACCATCATTTGTCCCAGGATTGGTCCCCTATCAACCGTTGGCTTTGAAAAAGGACATAACCCTTTTTTTCCTGAATACCAGATTTATTCTTCTTTTCAAATGCTTACCGAAATTTAAGAAAACCTAAGAAGCTTAGTTTTATGATGGGCAATCCAATGGGTTTAAAGCATAACAATTTTTATTTTTTTATGAAATGCAAAATATTTTAGGTTAAATTTTGTCGGAGCTGCGATTAAATGAATGACGAATATAAATTATTAAAAATATTTTCTGGAAGAGCGAATCCGGCTCTGGCAACAAAGATTGCTCAGTATGTCGGCATACCTCTTGGACAAGCAACCATTTCATCATTCCCTGATGGAGAAACCTTTGTAAAATTCAACGAAAATATTCGAGGAAGAGATGTTTTTATTGTGCAGCCAACCTGTCCTCCGACCAATCATAATCTAATGGAATTATTGATTATGATTGATGCTGCCAGAAGGGCAAGTGCAGCAAGAGTCACAGCCGTAATTCCTTTTTATGGTTATGCCAGGCAAGATCGGAAAGATCAGCCAAGAGTGTCTATAACAGCCAAACTGGTTGCGAACCTCCTCGTAGCCGCTGGAGCCAACAGAGTGCTGGCAATGGATCTTCATGCTCAACAAATTCAAGGTTTTTTTGACATTCCCGTAGATCATCTTACAGCTGTTCCTGTTTTTTATAAGTTTCTCGAGGCAAACAATCTACTCGATCTTGTTGTTGTCTCTCCAGATGTAGGAGGGATAAAAATGGCCTCAACCTATTCTCAATTGCTAGGCAAAGGGCTTGCTTTAGTGGTTAAGAAGAGAGTGGATGCCTATCATACGGAGGCGGACTTTGTTGTTGGTGATGTGGAAGGGAGAGATGTATTGATTGTCGATGATTTAACAGAAACGGCAGGAACTGTGGTTTCTGCGGCAACGATCTTAAAAAAAATGGGAGCCAGAAGGATTTATGCTGGAATTTCTCATGCCGTTCTTAATCAGATTGGCATAGGGAGGCTGAGAAGTTCACATCTTGAAGAATTAATCACTACCAACAGCGTTCCCGTCCCTGTAGTTGAAGGAGTTCGGGTAACGGTGTTAGATGTTGCGCCCCTTTTAGGAGAAGCCATTAAAAGAATTCATACAGGGATGTCTGTGACCTCTCTATTCGAGGTTGACGGAAAGAAAATTAATCTTTAAAAAACATTGTGTGCATAACCTCTTGAAAGTTAATCCTCAATTAATTAGCGATATTGTTCGACTGTTGGAAAAAAATGCGCGACTTTCCATATCGGATATAGCTTCGGCTTTAGGAATTTCCGTTGAGGAAACGGCTGGTCTTTTGAAGGAGCTTGAAAAAGAAAAGTTCATTTTGGCCTATAAGACCATCTTTGATCCAGAAAAAATACAGAAAAACAGAGTGCGTGCTGTTATTGAAGTCAAAATTACTCCTGAGCGAGGAGGTGGTTTTGATAAGCTATCCAAGCGAATAGCCGGATTTGAAGAGGTTACTTCTTGTTTCTTAATGAGCGGAGGCTATGATCTACTTGTTTTCCTAGAAGGAGAAAGCCTAAAAGAGGTCGCTCTTTTTGTTTCAGAAAAGTTGGCTACTCTGCCTGGGGTTATTTCTACAGCAACCCATTTTATGCTAAAAACTTACAAAGAACAGGGAATCATTTTTTCAGCTCCATCCCATTTTCGCCTGCCCGTAAGTCCGTAATTTCCTTACATGAAAAAACATCCTGTTGTCAATTCTACCGAAAAAATAGTGCCTTTTGATTTTCGAACCAAGGTACCAATAGCCAAACATCTTTCCTTAATTGGAAAATCGTCAATCAGGGATTTTTTTGAACTTGTCCAGAACCAAACTGATGTTATTTCCTTAGGGATTGGTGAACCGGACTTTGATACTCCCTGGATGATTAGAGAAGCAGCCATTTATTCCCTTGAAAAGGGAGAGACCGGCTACACATCTAATCTTGGCCTTATAGAACTCCGAAAATTAATAGCCCAATATGTATCGAAACTAATCGGTGTTGACTACAACCCCTATGAAGAGATCCTTGTAACGGTGGGGGTTTCAGAAGGGCTTGATTGTGCTTTAAGAGCAATAATTGATCCTTTTGACGAAGTCATAATCCATCAACCTTCTTATGTGTCTTATGTTCCTTTAGTGGTTCTTGCCCATGGAGTGCCTGTCATTGTTGAAACGTTGGAAAAAGACGGATTTCAACTCGATCCAGTTGCAGTCGAAAAAAAAATTACCCCTAAAACCAAAGCAATTATTCTAAACTTCCCCACGAATCCTACAGGAAGTATTGAAAATGAAGAGAAACTGGAAGCAATTGCTCAATTAGCTTGTAAGCATGATCTTTATGTAATCAGTGATGAAATTTATGCGGAACTGATGTATGAAGGCACCCATCGTTCAATAGTCGCTCTTGATAGAATGAAAGAAAGGAGCCTTTTCCTCCATGGGTTTTCTAAAGCGTTTTCAATGACAGGTTTTAGGATAGGTTATGCGTGTGGTCCAAAGGAGTGGATAGAGGCGATGATGAAAATTCATCAATATTCGATCCTCTGTGCTTCTTCCATAGCTCAGCAGGCAGCTATAGAAGCTTTGTTGCATGGAAAGAAAGATATGGAACAGATGGTTGAAGAGTATAGATTGCGTCGGAACTTTCTCTGGAAAAATCTTTCTTCCATAGGTCTTGTCGGGAATCTTCCTAAAGGGACCTTTTACTATTTTCCTTCGATTCGTCATTTTGGACTATCATCAAAAGAATTCTGTTATCGACTTCTCCAGGAAGGAGGAGTGGCACTGGTTCCCGGTTCTGCTTTTGGACAGGGGGGAGAAGGATATGTGAGATGTAGTTTTGCCACCCGTTTTGAAGACTTGGAAATAGCCGTTCGAAGAATCGAAAGTTGGTTAAAAAAAATTGAAAAAGAAGGGAAGAAACAATAAATGAATAATTAGGAAAGAAAGCTTATAGTATCTAGGAAAAAATTTAATAGAGATTAAGGAGAATTGTGGGTATTCAGACAACACAAGATAGACAGCCGGAAAAAATTAGCCAGTTTACCGTTTTCATGGAGAATAAAGCGGGAAGACTTTTAGAATTAGTGCGTCTTTTGGAAAGTCATGAAATCCACATTATAGGTTTTACTATTTTAGACACATCCGAAGCCTCCACCATTCGATTGGTGGTTGATGACCCGCAAAATGCTAGAAAGATTCTCGCCGAAAATGGAATATCTTATACAGAATGTTCTCTGATCGCCTTGGAACTTCCGCAATCAGCCGAAGATCTAAGAAAAGTCCTTACCGTGCTACTTCAAGCTGAAATCAATATTTATTTTAGCTATCCTTTTCTGACAAGACCCTATGGGAAAGCTGTATTGGCGCTTAGGGTTGAAGATGAAGAATTAGCCATATCCGTGCTTTTAAGGAACAATTATCGAGTGCTTTTCCAAAAAGATATCAGCAGGTAGAAAAAGTTTTTTTTAAAAAAGATTGTTTTTTTTTCTTATATTCTCATTGTAGCTATTATGTCTAAGTCTTATGTTTTTGCTTCTGAATCCGTGACCGAAGGCCATCCAGATAAAGTATGCGATACCATTTCGGATACTGTTTTGGACCATTGCCTTCAGCAGGATAAGTTCAGCAGAGTGGCCTGTGAGACCCTTGTGAAGGAAAACCTGGTTGTGTTAGCAGGAGAAATCACCACCAAGGCTAATCTGGATTATATAAAGATTGTCAAGGATACGGTTCGGCAAATAGGATATAATGATCCCAAAAGCCTATTTTACCCTGAAAAATTACATATCGTTTGTGCGATTTCCAAACAAAGCCCAGACATTGCCTTGGGGGTTGATGGGAAGAAGGAACGTCATAATATGGGAAGAAATCTCGATCAGGGTGCAGGGGATCAAGGGATGATGTTTGGTTTTGCATGTACTGAAACTCCTGAACTTATGCCGGCTCCAATTAGTTTTGCTCATAGACTTTCAAGAAGATTAGCTGAATTAAGAAAAAAAGAAGGGTGTCCTTGGTTACGGCCCGATGGAAAAACGCAAGTATCTCTTTATTATGAGGACAATAAACCAATGCGTGTTGAGGCCATTGTTGTATCGACACAGCATACCGAAGAGGTTTCTAACAAAGAAATAGAAGAAATCATAAAAAAAGAAGTTATCCAGAAGGCTATACCTGAGGAATTTCTCCATAAAAAAACGGTTTTTTACATTAACCCAACAGGTAGATTTGTTGCGGGTGGGCCAGATGCCGACTCTGGCGTTACTGGGAGAAAAATTATTGTTGATACCTATGGAGGCATGGGGCGACATGGGGGAGGGGCATTTAGTGGGAAAGATCCTTCGAAAGTGGATAGAAGTGCTGCTTATATGGCTAGATATATTGCCAAAAATATTGTGGCAGCAAAAATTGCTAACAAAGTCGAAGTTCAAATAGCTTATGCTATTGGGAAAGCTGATCCGGTTTCGGTTGCTGTGGACACTTTTGAAACGGGACTTGTTGAAGATCAAAAAATAGAAAGAGCGATTCGTGAGGTCTTTCGGCTTAAGCCTGCTGAAATAATCGAAGAACTGAACTTACTTCGACCGATTTATAGTAAAATCACCAATTATGGCCATTTTGGTAGAAACGACGAGTTTGATATTTTTTGCTGGGAAAAAACTGACAAAGTAAATGATTTGCTTACTGCCGTAGGGTTGGAATAAACAGTGCAAAAGGCCAACCAGTTAGTAGACCCTTGTCTATCTTTTCATGAATACACCAACAATCTTACTAGAATAGTGTTAGAAGCATGTTTATGGAAGGAGTTAATATGGCTGATTTTAAAGTAAAAGACATGGAGCTTGCCGATTTTGGTCGAAAGGAAATTGAAGTAGCTGAGGATGAAATGCCTGGTCTAATGGCTCTTAGAAAAGAATATAAGGGGTTATATCCATTAAAGGGAACTAGGATTGCTGGCTGCCTTCATATGACTGTTGAGACGGCTGTTTTGATAGAAACCTTAGTTGAGCTTGGAGCATCGGTCAGATGGAGTTCCTGCAATATTTTTTCTACTCAGGATCATGCTGCTGCAGCGATTGCAGCAAGGGGAATTCCAGTTTTTGCTTGGAAGGGGGAAACATTGGAGGAATATGAGTGGTGCATGGAACAAACGTTAAGATGGCCTGATGGTCAAACTTTAAACATGATCTTAGACGATGGTGGCGATCTGACTGA
Coding sequences within:
- a CDS encoding cupin domain-containing protein, which produces MKNQFFVKELNAEEFFVAQDGSLLNELFHPDKIGLRLPFSIAYGKLEPRESTKPHSLSQPEIYLFISGEGIFKTNNQRSYPVKALSLVYVPPGNMQWIENTAESPLCFFCIVSPPWKAEWEKEESV
- the mgtA gene encoding magnesium-translocating P-type ATPase, which codes for MRNTRKDKKLIEKRNWRAIFFELFLGKVRLGERKKEAFLKEKEASIFERLKKASQVPLSDLYTELKTRPEGLTEKEVEERLEKYGYNEIKQEEIPSWFILLLQSYFNPFALLLTFLALVAGSVGEKESVLIMMIMVVVSVVLRFSQEFQSSRAAERLKAMVRTTASVKRTWDKEQDPEASLVPSHESSQVREVPISQIVPGDILQLSAGDMIPADVRLIFTRDLFVSQGVLTGESMPVEKYDTVYPASLNEQKRTDPFSLPNIAYLGTNVISGTATAVVLATGENTYFGAFSKSLRGYRTMTSFDVGVNRISWLLLQVIGTLIPVIFLINGFTKGSWMDAFLFSLAVGVGLTPTMLPVIVSGCLARGALLLSKNKVVTKRLNAIQNIGAMNILCTDKTGTLTHNKIILEKYLDPEGNENEEVLKYAYINSYYQSGLRNLLDQAVLDKKEEGKKFIFHYTKVDEIPFDFTRRRMSVVAREITTGKDLLITKGAVEEMIAICGSLLKDGKVIELTPDIKKKALALRDDLNSDGLRVLAVAFRELPLEMTRPVSVNDEEGMTLCGFIAFLDPPKHDAEDAVRALKNYGVEVKIITGDNELVTRRICDWIGLEVRGVMRGSEIENLTDDELITAAEKANIFVKMSPLQKARVIRALRTGGHIVGFLGDGINDAQALREADVGISVDTAVDIAKESADIILLEKSLIVLEQAVIEGRVMFGNMVKYIKMAVSSNFGNVLSILGSGILLPFLPMSPLQILILNLIYDLSQTLIPWDRMDEDFIAKPRKWEAEGILRFMFIIGPISSVFDYVTYGVMWFVFGANSIENQSLFHTGWFVESLLSQSLIVHMIRTRKIPFIQSIATKPLVLATAVVIVIGHLIPYSFFGEAAGLVPLPFSYYLWLWGILLTYCITVQTVKNWYIKRFYGEWL
- a CDS encoding KpsF/GutQ family sugar-phosphate isomerase — protein: MNLISLAKKVFDLEMDALRTVQKQLDSSFEQTIEVLERTILANRKIVITGVGKSGHIGRKIAATLTSTGAPSVVLDAVNAFHGDLGMVNKGDAVIALSYSGETEEILRLIPHLKRIATSLVSITGNENSTLAKNSDLILNVRVSREACPLNLAPTSSTTAMLVLGDAIAMVLLEKRGFKKEDFARFHPGGTLGRNLLLKVGDIMRPLPQIVVLEAEAKVKEALKLWNIKRAGAVVVVNSERKVIGIFTHGDFVRNYELNPKIGELSLGNVMTKNPVTVRVDKLAVEVLNVFEHNKIEDLIVVDEAYKVVGLIDSQDLAIHRLL
- the efp gene encoding elongation factor P; translated protein: MFVNASDIGKGQAIRHNGAICLVLDTMHRTPGNLRAFVQMTLRNLKTGKSFVERFGSQDKVELLSLVRRRCEYSYREGNSFVFMDPETYETFSVPEEMVGKAKDFLKENQPVDLLFADDTLAAIELPQSVVLKVVEAPEGVKGDSATNVMKPAILETGLCIQVPLFIKEGELVKVSTTDGKYLSRA
- a CDS encoding MBL fold metallo-hydrolase; amino-acid sequence: MAIYMGKGLVEDLDWTDLWNEILLKAQKGQELTDAELARKAGVKIDDLRKLKNGVLDEKALFLVAQALSLSGEILLSMATGKCNPQPLTLPYFLKKISSEETPEKKSYLLMDKRSNKKFLIDPPNKRLIENYVHDREYGLDHVFLFSLEQIQELADGLKSFSLPFSAPSKEGQLERKEEWFGSFRVELIPLIDKIFYFVHPPESSPLVFVGKYFISGSISYEETGYYKTLELIRSTLFGFPDETIICPRIGPLSTVGFEKGHNPFFPEYQIYSSFQMLTEI
- a CDS encoding ribose-phosphate diphosphokinase; amino-acid sequence: MNDEYKLLKIFSGRANPALATKIAQYVGIPLGQATISSFPDGETFVKFNENIRGRDVFIVQPTCPPTNHNLMELLIMIDAARRASAARVTAVIPFYGYARQDRKDQPRVSITAKLVANLLVAAGANRVLAMDLHAQQIQGFFDIPVDHLTAVPVFYKFLEANNLLDLVVVSPDVGGIKMASTYSQLLGKGLALVVKKRVDAYHTEADFVVGDVEGRDVLIVDDLTETAGTVVSAATILKKMGARRIYAGISHAVLNQIGIGRLRSSHLEELITTNSVPVPVVEGVRVTVLDVAPLLGEAIKRIHTGMSVTSLFEVDGKKINL